The Roseimicrobium gellanilyticum DNA segment AGGATTCGTCCCGCGCCATGATGGCCGCATGGACACTTATTTCCGCGGAGGCTATGAGCGCGGAAGCGTGGGAGGCTCTCGCCGTTTCCAAGGACCCTGCGCGGCGCGCCTGGGCGGCACGGGCTGTCGGAGAGATGGCTGTGCGAGTCTCCCAGTCCGGCAAGAAGGTAGACTTGCCAGCACTTGAAGGGCTGGCTGTCGATGAGGATCCAACGGTGCGACATTCGGTAGCCATTGCCCTCAGACAGATGGCGAGCACTTACCTGACAGTAGGTGCAAAGAGCGATGTGTCCGTGAAGACGATGCCGGATGACTATTCCGAGCTATTTCGGTTTCCGGTGGGCGCTGCGGGTCATGATCCCGTGAGTGCCTTCGGTCTCTGGCAGGCATTCGAGCCCGTGCTGGCAAAGGACCCTTCTTTCTGGATGCAGTGGTTTGCTGAGATCGCGCCCCACTCTGAACCTGTGTCCCGTACAATCACCTTCAAAGCGATGCGTCGTCTTTGCGACACGCGGAATGCTGAGAATCTCAATCATGCCATTACCTTCTGCGAAAAGATCCACTCCCATGACAGCCTGCTGGCGCATGCACTTGATGGACTTGTGAAAGGGCAGGAATCGGGCGTCATCAAACCCAAGAAGGACACCACCAAGCAACTTGCCGCCTGGCGTAAGAACGACAATGCCGACGTGCGCAAGTCGGCGGAGCAACTCGCGGTTCTGTGGGGCGACTCGGAAGCGACCAATGCCCTCATCGCCGTGGCAGTGAATGAAGCGACGCCGACGCCGGAGCGTTTGCAGGCCATCAAGACTCTGCGCCGCGTGAAGACGGATGCGGTGCGCTCCGGACTGGCAAAGCTCCTGACCGAAAAACTCCCCGCTACGGTCAGCGTGGAGGGCATTCGCGCTGCCGGCGATCTCGGTGGTGATGCTTTCCCACCCGTGCTCATCACATTGGCTGCATCCAAGGACTTCTCCATCCGCCTTGCCGCGCTGGAAACCCTCTCTGGACGTGTGGACTGGGCCAAGCTGATGCTCACCGCGATCGAGGAGAAGAAGATCAGCGGCGCTGAGTTCCCCGTGCCGGTGCGTCGTGCTCTCGCCACCAATGGTGAAAAGGCCGTGCGTGACCATGCCTTCCGCGCGCTCGGTGCGTGGAAGGAATCCTCCGCGGATGTGAAGACCTTGATTGATGCGAAAAAGAAAGCGGCACTCGCGGGCACGCCGGATCTGGAACAGGGCAAGCTCATGTTCCAGGCCACCTGCGCCATTTGCCATCCCTTCCATGGTGGTGGACAGAAGGTTGGCCCGGATCTCATCGGCAGTGGCCGCAGCAATCTGGATGCGCTGCTCGCCAATGTGATCGATCCGAATCAGATCATCGGCAACGGCTATGAGAACATGATCGCCTCCACGAAGGATGGTCGCACGCTTGCTGGTCGCCTGGTGGAAGACACCCCGTCGCACATCAAGCTTCTTGCCGCGGGTGGTGCTGAGCAGATTGTGCCGCGTGATCAGCTCGCGAAGCTGGAGAACACCCACCAGAGTCTCATGCCTGCAGGTTTCGGCCAGCTGCCGGATGAGCAATTCCGTAATCTCATGTGGTATGTGCTCGCTCCGCCGGAAGAAGGTCCGCTGACCAAGGAGAAAAAGGAACTGCTCAGCAAGGGTGTGGAAGGTGGCGAAGCGGCCAAGAAATCCACCGGAACCAACTGGCACAAGCCTGATTGGGAAAGTGTCTCTCTGTGGAATCCCAAGTGGAAGGTGAGCGCTCCTGAGTTCGAACGCACGCCCGTGAAGCTCTCCGATTTCCACGGACGCAAGAACGTCCTGCTCATGCATCCCTTCGACAAGAACAAGCCCACCGTGCTGGAGAGCACCATGAAGCTGGATACCGGCAAGCCGCATAAGTTGACGGCCATCGTCGCCGCTCACGACCAGGGCGATTGGGAACTGCGCGTGAAGGTGAACGGCAAAGAGGTGAAGAAGCAGGTCATCGACCACGACGGCGAACGCTGGAAGACCGTGACCGCGGACCTGAGCGAATTCGCCGGCCAGGAAGTCACCCTCCAACTCGAAGGCGCCGCCACCGGCTGGGCCTGGGAATTCGGCTACTGGGCCGAGGTGCAGGTGGAGTAGGTCAAAAGGTTGGACGCAAAGGAGCGAAGCAGCAGAGGCGGTGTGCGGGTGGTGCACCGCAGGGAAGATCCTGGTTAACCGCAAAGGGGCAGAGGGGCAAAGGACGCAGAGGATTGAAAGGATTGGTGCAGGGTATGCAGCAGGGTCCAGCGAGGGTAGCGCCTCGATGCAGAGGAGGCAGAGACGCGTAGGGATCGTCAACAGCGAGTGTTGCCATGAGGTGTGCCGTGGTTCATAGCGAGAACAAGGCTGGGGATACAAGGACGAAGCGAAGAAATTGGGTGAACCGACGGTTAAAATCGCCAGATTGCTGAATGAGGTCAGAGCCAACGCCACACGAGAATGAGATTGCTGCCAAGGCAATCGGGTGCGCCATCAGAGTGCATCGGACTTTGGGGCCTGGGCTGCTGGAGAGCATCTATGAG contains these protein-coding regions:
- a CDS encoding PVC-type heme-binding CxxCH protein yields the protein MSPFCWPSSNSALNLCSAVALALSFVSPLSLSAAPKELEGARAPSQSECPSPEEARKKMTVPEGYEVRCFAHEPMVQNPVAMTWDHRGRLWVVELYEYPEGTPLPVDKRPFGQAATDSNYRPVPDLCKGEQKDAEGKIPRDRVLILEDTDNDGVADKRTVFLQGLDMACGIICGDGGVYIGQQPHLLHFKDNDGDDKPDEWRVVLTGFGREDTHELINSFSWGPDGWLYMTHGVFTNSKVRRPGEPVEKGFKFDAGIGRCKPLTGEFEVFADGTSNPWGCDFDANGNFFVSACVIDHLFHMAPGGIYVRQGGAPENPYAYELLPSIVKHKHFRAAYAGIQIYQGGVYPKDTHGHLFIGNIHDNAIHEEKVTPVGATFKAEPVRDFLRANDGWFRPVSTQTGPDGNLWIMDWCDKYPCYQNAKANPEGVDRARGRVWRVVTKGAEPGSREEKGMDLKKLEAADLVKLMGHSNNWMSRTAKRMLVEAWRGEWSVTTKAPIDKVLLPLIQDKDSSRAMMAAWTLISAEAMSAEAWEALAVSKDPARRAWAARAVGEMAVRVSQSGKKVDLPALEGLAVDEDPTVRHSVAIALRQMASTYLTVGAKSDVSVKTMPDDYSELFRFPVGAAGHDPVSAFGLWQAFEPVLAKDPSFWMQWFAEIAPHSEPVSRTITFKAMRRLCDTRNAENLNHAITFCEKIHSHDSLLAHALDGLVKGQESGVIKPKKDTTKQLAAWRKNDNADVRKSAEQLAVLWGDSEATNALIAVAVNEATPTPERLQAIKTLRRVKTDAVRSGLAKLLTEKLPATVSVEGIRAAGDLGGDAFPPVLITLAASKDFSIRLAALETLSGRVDWAKLMLTAIEEKKISGAEFPVPVRRALATNGEKAVRDHAFRALGAWKESSADVKTLIDAKKKAALAGTPDLEQGKLMFQATCAICHPFHGGGQKVGPDLIGSGRSNLDALLANVIDPNQIIGNGYENMIASTKDGRTLAGRLVEDTPSHIKLLAAGGAEQIVPRDQLAKLENTHQSLMPAGFGQLPDEQFRNLMWYVLAPPEEGPLTKEKKELLSKGVEGGEAAKKSTGTNWHKPDWESVSLWNPKWKVSAPEFERTPVKLSDFHGRKNVLLMHPFDKNKPTVLESTMKLDTGKPHKLTAIVAAHDQGDWELRVKVNGKEVKKQVIDHDGERWKTVTADLSEFAGQEVTLQLEGAATGWAWEFGYWAEVQVE